The proteins below come from a single Dinghuibacter silviterrae genomic window:
- a CDS encoding efflux RND transporter permease subunit, which produces MLRRFIERPVLSTVVSIILLLLGILSLSTLPITLFPDIAPPCVVVSANYPGANAEVVARSVATPLEEAINGVENMTYMTSNSSNDGSMTLSVYFKQGTNPDIASVNVQNRVSKATSQLPTEVTQSGISTQKQQNSIIMFVGVYSTDSAYDETFLQNYVKINLIPKVQRIPGVGDAQIFGAKDYSMRIWLKPDRLAAYNMAPMDVTNAIKEQSLEVAPGRFGQSSSQIYEYVLKYKGKLNNNEDYENIVIRANPDGSVIRLKDVARVEFGAYSYSSNSKLNGHPTTGFAVFQTAGSNANDILTQAQQLVKKFESDLPRGIHATIMYNSKEFLDASIDQVKHTLIEAFVLVFIVVFLFLQDFRSTLIPAIAVPVAIVGTFFFLQLFGFTINLLTLFALVLAIGIVVDDAIVVVEAVHSKMERTGLPAREATVTSMNEISGAIVSITLVMAAVFVPVGFMQGPAGVFYRQFAFTLAIAILISAVNALTLSPALCALFLKNNHAEGEEGHRKGIAGRFFTAFNAGFKAMTNRYLASLRFLFKRRWIAIGALVIIAAVTYMMMQRTPTGFIPTEDQGFVLYAASTPPGSSLAQTHKALEEISNIVNNDPVTDRHYTIEGLNFISNANAAPYGAGFIRMKPRDERGPIKDMEAVSNELTMKVAMQVKDAHAFFFTFPTIQGFGNVAGFEFMLQDQNNGSLDKLGGTAWQFIGALMQRKEIAYAFTTFASGNPQYMIEVDDAKAKQLNVSISDLLQTMQIYYGSSFVDDFNRFGKYYRVMAQADIQYRADPSSLDNVYVKNAQGNMVPVNQLVTLKRVYGPETVTRNNLYNAVTINGVPKPGYSTGDAIKAIEETAQQVLPRGYATEWTGMTREEVKAGSQMIFIFMLSLIFVYFLLSAQYESYILPLAVVLTIPVGVFGVFAFIKLMGVDNNIYVQVSLIMLIGLLAKNAILIVEYAVQRRRAGMTLVASALEAAQLRLRPILMTSFAFIVGLLPLLRAQGASALGNRSIGTGAVGGMLTGVILGVFIIPVLFVMFQFLQEKVSTKKIGHEVSPIGDHQ; this is translated from the coding sequence ATGCTCAGACGATTTATCGAAAGACCGGTGTTATCAACGGTCGTGTCTATCATATTGCTGTTACTGGGGATATTATCGCTCTCTACGCTCCCCATCACGCTCTTCCCGGACATCGCGCCGCCTTGCGTAGTGGTTTCGGCCAACTACCCTGGGGCGAATGCGGAAGTCGTGGCGCGGTCGGTGGCGACACCCCTGGAAGAAGCGATCAACGGGGTGGAGAACATGACCTACATGACCTCCAACTCGTCCAACGACGGCTCGATGACGCTGTCGGTTTACTTCAAACAAGGGACGAACCCGGACATCGCGTCGGTGAACGTCCAGAACCGCGTGTCAAAGGCGACGAGCCAGCTCCCCACCGAAGTAACCCAGTCGGGGATCTCCACGCAAAAACAACAGAACAGCATCATCATGTTCGTGGGCGTTTATTCCACGGACAGCGCTTATGATGAAACGTTCCTGCAAAACTATGTCAAGATCAACCTGATCCCCAAGGTCCAGCGTATCCCCGGTGTGGGTGACGCCCAGATCTTCGGGGCCAAGGACTATTCCATGCGGATCTGGCTGAAACCGGACCGGCTGGCGGCCTACAATATGGCGCCCATGGACGTCACGAACGCGATCAAGGAACAAAGCCTTGAAGTGGCCCCGGGCCGTTTCGGGCAAAGCAGCTCGCAGATCTATGAATACGTCCTCAAGTATAAGGGGAAGCTCAACAACAACGAAGACTATGAAAACATCGTCATCCGGGCGAACCCGGATGGATCGGTGATCCGGCTCAAGGACGTGGCCCGGGTGGAATTCGGCGCGTATTCGTACTCGTCGAACAGCAAGCTCAACGGCCATCCGACCACCGGCTTCGCGGTCTTCCAGACGGCGGGGTCGAACGCGAACGACATCCTTACCCAGGCCCAGCAACTGGTCAAAAAGTTTGAGAGCGACCTCCCCCGCGGGATACACGCGACGATCATGTACAACTCCAAGGAGTTCCTGGATGCGTCGATCGACCAGGTGAAACACACCCTGATCGAGGCCTTCGTCCTGGTGTTTATCGTTGTCTTCCTTTTCCTGCAAGACTTCCGGTCCACGCTGATCCCGGCGATCGCAGTACCGGTGGCCATCGTGGGAACCTTCTTTTTCCTCCAATTATTCGGCTTTACCATCAACCTGCTGACCCTCTTCGCCCTGGTGCTTGCCATCGGGATCGTGGTGGACGACGCCATCGTGGTGGTGGAAGCCGTGCACTCGAAGATGGAGCGGACGGGGCTGCCCGCAAGGGAAGCCACGGTCACGTCGATGAACGAGATCTCGGGGGCCATCGTGTCGATCACCCTGGTGATGGCGGCGGTATTCGTCCCCGTGGGCTTTATGCAGGGCCCGGCAGGGGTATTCTACCGGCAGTTTGCCTTTACCCTGGCCATCGCCATCCTGATCTCCGCCGTGAACGCCCTGACGCTTAGCCCCGCGCTTTGCGCGCTCTTCCTGAAGAACAACCACGCGGAAGGGGAAGAAGGACACCGCAAGGGTATCGCGGGCCGTTTCTTTACGGCCTTCAACGCCGGTTTCAAGGCGATGACAAACCGCTACCTGGCCAGCCTCCGCTTTCTGTTCAAACGGCGTTGGATCGCTATCGGCGCTCTTGTCATCATCGCGGCGGTGACGTACATGATGATGCAGCGCACGCCCACCGGGTTTATCCCGACGGAAGACCAGGGCTTCGTTCTCTACGCAGCAAGCACGCCCCCGGGCAGCTCGCTGGCGCAGACGCACAAGGCGTTGGAGGAAATCTCCAACATCGTCAACAACGACCCGGTGACCGACCGGCACTATACCATCGAAGGGTTGAACTTTATCTCCAACGCCAACGCGGCGCCTTATGGAGCGGGTTTTATCCGGATGAAACCCCGGGACGAACGGGGACCGATCAAGGATATGGAAGCCGTGTCGAACGAGCTCACGATGAAGGTCGCGATGCAGGTCAAAGACGCACACGCGTTCTTCTTTACCTTCCCGACCATCCAGGGTTTTGGGAACGTGGCCGGTTTCGAATTCATGCTCCAGGATCAGAACAACGGTTCCCTCGACAAGCTGGGCGGTACCGCCTGGCAGTTTATCGGGGCGCTCATGCAACGCAAAGAGATCGCCTATGCGTTTACCACCTTTGCGTCGGGTAACCCTCAGTATATGATCGAAGTGGATGACGCCAAGGCCAAACAGCTCAACGTTTCGATCAGCGACCTGTTGCAAACGATGCAGATCTACTATGGTAGCTCTTTTGTCGACGACTTCAACCGGTTTGGCAAATACTACCGCGTGATGGCGCAGGCCGACATACAGTACAGGGCCGATCCCAGTTCCCTGGACAATGTGTATGTCAAGAACGCCCAGGGGAACATGGTCCCCGTGAACCAACTGGTCACCCTCAAACGCGTCTACGGACCGGAAACGGTGACGCGGAACAACCTCTACAACGCCGTTACCATCAACGGGGTCCCCAAACCGGGGTACAGCACCGGGGATGCGATCAAGGCCATTGAGGAAACCGCCCAGCAGGTGCTGCCCAGGGGGTATGCCACCGAATGGACGGGGATGACACGGGAGGAAGTGAAAGCAGGGTCGCAGATGATCTTCATCTTTATGCTGAGCCTGATCTTTGTCTACTTCCTGTTGTCGGCCCAATACGAGAGCTATATCCTGCCGCTGGCGGTCGTGCTGACGATCCCGGTAGGGGTGTTTGGGGTCTTTGCCTTTATCAAATTGATGGGCGTGGACAACAACATCTATGTACAGGTGAGCCTTATCATGCTGATCGGGTTGCTTGCGAAGAACGCCATCCTGATCGTGGAATACGCGGTCCAGCGCCGGCGGGCGGGGATGACCCTGGTGGCCTCGGCCCTGGAGGCAGCCCAGTTGCGGCTCCGGCCCATCCTGATGACCTCTTTTGCCTTTATCGTGGGGCTGTTGCCCCTGCTCAGGGCGCAAGGCGCTTCCGCGCTGGGGAACAGGTCGATCGGTACGGGCGCTGTGGGCGGGATGCTCACGGGGGTTATCCTGGGGGTATTCATCATCCCGGTACTTTTTGTGATGTTCCAGTTCCTGCAGGAAAAGGTTTCGACGAAAAAAATAGGGCATGAGGTTTCACCGATTGGCGATCACCAATAA
- a CDS encoding efflux transporter outer membrane subunit, giving the protein MNRYKYVIILALALGACRVGRNYERPSLPLPASYAGVATGDTLSIASTAWAQFYTDPLLRQLIDTAVKNNYDLQTALTRIATSGQEVRRAKAAFLPTLSAQVGANTSIYGKNTLNGLSYNAFLGKDHLEDYSVQANLSWEADIWGRIRRQKEAALATYLQTQEAARAVQTTIVSDVAQGYYNLLMLDAQLDIAKHSLALGDSILAMTKLQKDAGDVTQLAVEQADAQRQAAAILVPQLQASIGIQENALHILTGTIPGTPVAREADIRTLTVPDHLDAGVPAALVSRRPDVRAAEMGLVAANAQVGSAQANLYPVLSITAGGGLDAFKASNWFSIPNSLFGLLGGTLVEPILQGRARKTQFEEAKITREQNVIYFRQSVLNAVGEVSNALVSYTQLQDQERIASARLGTLRSAVGHAELLFKSGLATYLEVITAQGNLLSSELDYASVKRQQLSEQVELYRSLGGGWQ; this is encoded by the coding sequence ATGAACCGATATAAATACGTTATCATCTTAGCCCTCGCATTGGGCGCCTGCCGGGTTGGACGAAACTATGAGCGGCCTTCCTTGCCCCTGCCGGCGTCTTATGCCGGGGTGGCGACGGGGGATACGCTGAGCATCGCGTCTACCGCGTGGGCCCAGTTTTATACCGACCCACTCCTGAGGCAACTCATTGATACGGCCGTGAAGAACAACTATGACCTGCAGACCGCCCTGACCCGGATCGCCACATCCGGGCAGGAGGTCCGGCGGGCCAAGGCGGCCTTCCTGCCTACCCTGAGTGCACAGGTCGGCGCCAACACCAGCATCTATGGTAAGAATACCCTGAACGGGCTTAGCTATAATGCTTTCCTCGGCAAGGACCACCTGGAAGACTATTCCGTCCAGGCCAACCTGTCCTGGGAAGCCGACATCTGGGGGCGCATCCGTCGTCAGAAGGAAGCCGCGCTGGCCACCTATCTGCAAACGCAGGAAGCCGCCAGGGCCGTGCAAACCACCATCGTTTCCGACGTGGCGCAAGGGTACTACAACCTCCTGATGCTCGACGCCCAGCTCGACATCGCTAAGCACAGTTTAGCCTTGGGAGACAGCATCCTCGCCATGACCAAGCTCCAGAAGGACGCGGGGGATGTCACGCAGCTTGCCGTGGAGCAAGCCGACGCCCAGCGTCAGGCAGCCGCTATCCTGGTGCCCCAGTTGCAAGCCAGCATCGGCATCCAGGAAAACGCCCTGCACATCCTGACCGGGACCATCCCGGGCACACCCGTCGCGCGCGAAGCCGACATACGCACCCTTACGGTGCCCGATCACCTCGACGCGGGCGTACCCGCGGCCCTCGTGAGCCGGCGTCCCGACGTACGCGCCGCTGAAATGGGGCTCGTCGCCGCCAATGCCCAGGTGGGTTCGGCCCAGGCCAACCTTTATCCCGTGTTGAGCATCACCGCGGGCGGTGGGTTGGACGCCTTTAAGGCCAGCAACTGGTTTTCCATCCCCAACTCCCTTTTTGGTTTGCTGGGCGGAACGCTGGTGGAACCCATCCTCCAGGGCCGTGCGCGGAAGACCCAGTTCGAAGAGGCCAAGATCACCCGCGAGCAAAACGTGATCTACTTCCGTCAGTCCGTGCTGAACGCGGTCGGTGAAGTATCCAACGCCCTGGTGTCTTATACACAGCTCCAGGACCAGGAACGCATCGCATCCGCCCGCCTGGGCACGCTCCGGTCGGCCGTAGGGCACGCGGAACTGCTCTTCAAAAGCGGCCTCGCCACCTACCTGGAGGTCATCACCGCCCAGGGGAACCTGCTCTCCAGCGAGCTGGACTACGCCAGCGTCAAACGGCAGCAGTTGTCGGAACAAGTAGAGCTCTACCGCTCACTAGGCGGTGGCTGGCAATAA
- a CDS encoding right-handed parallel beta-helix repeat-containing protein produces the protein MFLSSVSYGQTKHFVKQTASGAGTGLGSWANAAGAAQLQGIIAGAASGDTVWVAMGVYHPTTYPAGFTGGTTTRDYAFALTNGVAVYGGFAGNETYLSQRNVSLYVTSLSGDIGVAGVITDNCYHVIATYNVTTTAILDGFKIDSGYANGGASISDGGQTFSQSEGAGICDMKSQPTLANCTFVANQATSEGGAIYFNNCNALPITNCTFTTNTAGGNGGAISKETSSPITFTNCSFTGNQTTVAAGTTGGGAIYSASGSNDVITNCTFTNNKSANAYGGALFYNGTSTLTMSHCMFTQNNAGTYGAGLADIGGTSFTVSNCNFNNNAALYGGGIYSNGGSSTYAYDTLANNTATSTTGAGGGGFYVDGTNPIISHCWFDANVTNGGNGAGQYDNGSASPTDSNTVFQANIAKGTTSNGGGYYHTGGTGFFVNDVFVDNACAVNGGAYYNNSSQPVENCTFYNNTAGTGDHGGGYYDVGGSGIKFYNNILWNNAPDNFYSLGAAGSMKLKYNNFPEAASYPVGGSVVGNIHQTPPFYNTGSYVGADGKWATLDDGLHLTTAADSGGVDAVPPSGTNGSYGWPGDDIVGTYRADPGKDSADMGAYEDGIIPLPLSLVQFTAVPASEGGAIDLSWSVTAGGAVTRFQVTRSTDGIIFQTIASELADPNQDTYQYVDNTAPDGVLYYRLVMTYAGGTTGYSAVLEVTRTSLAASVQIRPNLVEQRSTTLYVGGVKQAGQVMIHAVDLMGRTWINHPITLTLGDNYTLLDLGDMPRGVYYLVITGANGWRRVLPFEKE, from the coding sequence ATGTTCCTATCATCCGTTTCATACGGTCAGACCAAACACTTTGTGAAGCAGACGGCCTCTGGCGCGGGCACCGGTTTGGGGTCTTGGGCCAATGCGGCCGGAGCGGCGCAGCTCCAGGGGATCATCGCCGGCGCGGCCAGCGGGGACACCGTCTGGGTGGCGATGGGGGTGTATCATCCGACGACCTATCCGGCGGGCTTTACCGGGGGGACAACGACCAGGGATTATGCTTTTGCCCTCACCAACGGCGTGGCCGTCTACGGCGGTTTCGCGGGGAACGAAACCTACCTGTCCCAACGCAACGTCAGCCTTTATGTGACGTCGCTGTCCGGGGACATCGGCGTAGCGGGCGTGATCACCGATAACTGTTACCACGTCATCGCCACCTATAACGTCACCACGACCGCCATCCTGGATGGGTTTAAAATTGACTCGGGTTATGCCAACGGTGGCGCCAGCATCAGCGACGGGGGTCAGACCTTTTCCCAAAGCGAGGGCGCAGGCATCTGCGACATGAAGTCACAACCCACGCTCGCCAACTGTACCTTTGTAGCCAACCAGGCAACGAGTGAAGGGGGCGCGATTTATTTCAACAATTGCAACGCGCTGCCGATTACGAACTGCACCTTTACCACCAATACCGCCGGGGGCAACGGGGGCGCGATCTCCAAAGAGACCTCCTCGCCTATCACCTTTACCAATTGTAGTTTTACGGGGAACCAGACCACCGTGGCGGCGGGAACCACAGGTGGTGGGGCCATCTACTCGGCCAGTGGATCGAACGACGTGATCACCAACTGTACTTTTACCAACAATAAATCAGCCAATGCCTATGGCGGCGCCTTGTTTTATAACGGGACGAGCACCCTCACCATGAGCCATTGCATGTTCACCCAAAACAACGCGGGCACGTATGGTGCAGGCCTGGCCGACATCGGCGGGACCAGCTTTACGGTCAGCAACTGCAATTTCAACAACAATGCCGCTCTTTACGGCGGGGGCATTTATTCCAACGGCGGGTCCTCGACCTACGCCTATGATACCCTGGCCAACAACACCGCTACCTCGACCACCGGCGCGGGGGGCGGGGGCTTTTATGTGGACGGCACCAACCCGATCATTTCTCACTGCTGGTTTGACGCCAACGTGACCAACGGGGGCAACGGCGCGGGTCAGTACGACAACGGGAGCGCGTCGCCCACGGACAGCAATACTGTTTTCCAGGCCAATATCGCCAAGGGGACGACGTCTAACGGCGGGGGGTACTACCACACCGGCGGCACGGGCTTTTTTGTCAACGATGTCTTTGTGGACAACGCCTGCGCCGTCAACGGCGGGGCGTATTACAACAACAGTTCCCAGCCAGTGGAGAACTGTACTTTCTACAACAACACCGCCGGTACGGGCGACCATGGCGGCGGTTATTATGATGTAGGCGGATCCGGTATCAAGTTTTACAACAATATCCTATGGAACAACGCGCCGGACAATTTCTATTCTCTTGGCGCAGCAGGTTCAATGAAACTCAAGTACAACAACTTCCCGGAAGCGGCTTCGTATCCCGTGGGGGGGAGTGTCGTAGGGAACATTCACCAGACGCCCCCGTTCTATAATACGGGTAGTTACGTGGGCGCGGATGGGAAGTGGGCAACCCTCGACGACGGCCTCCACCTGACAACGGCCGCGGATTCCGGCGGGGTGGACGCCGTTCCTCCCAGCGGGACAAACGGTTCGTATGGGTGGCCCGGCGATGACATCGTGGGCACTTATCGCGCGGACCCGGGAAAAGACTCGGCGGATATGGGGGCGTACGAAGACGGTATTATCCCCCTCCCCTTGTCGCTTGTTCAATTCACCGCCGTCCCCGCCTCCGAAGGAGGGGCCATTGACCTTTCCTGGTCGGTGACGGCGGGGGGCGCGGTGACCCGCTTCCAGGTGACCCGGTCCACCGACGGCATCATTTTCCAGACCATTGCGAGCGAACTGGCCGACCCTAATCAGGATACCTACCAGTACGTGGACAATACGGCCCCGGACGGCGTTTTGTATTACCGTTTGGTGATGACCTATGCGGGCGGCACCACCGGCTATAGCGCCGTGCTGGAGGTCACCCGTACTTCGCTGGCGGCTTCTGTGCAGATCCGGCCGAACCTGGTGGAACAACGCTCGACCACGCTGTATGTGGGCGGCGTCAAACAAGCCGGCCAGGTCATGATCCACGCGGTCGACCTGATGGGCCGTACCTGGATCAACCATCCTATTACCTTAACCCTTGGCGATAATTACACCTTACTGGACCTGGGCGATATGCCCCGGGGCGTTTATTACCTCGTGATCACAGGTGCAAACGGATGGAGGCGGGTCTTACCCTTTGAAAAGGAATAA
- a CDS encoding dihydrofolate reductase family protein yields the protein MRTVKLQVQISVDGFVARPAGEMDWMTWNFDPALAQYINDLTDTVDTMLTGRVLYQGFAPHWESIPEGDPQYPFAQKMNALKKIVFSRTLKSLEWGNSELAKGSMEETVAHVKQQPGKDIIVYGGASTVAWLLEKGLIDELFLFVNPAALGRGLPIFECYQKFRLIEARGFACGIALLHYARA from the coding sequence ATGCGCACCGTAAAACTGCAGGTACAAATATCCGTGGACGGATTCGTCGCCCGTCCCGCCGGTGAAATGGATTGGATGACCTGGAATTTCGACCCGGCCCTGGCCCAATACATCAACGATCTCACCGATACCGTGGACACGATGCTGACCGGCCGGGTGCTGTACCAGGGTTTTGCCCCGCACTGGGAAAGCATACCCGAGGGAGACCCCCAATACCCGTTTGCGCAAAAGATGAACGCGTTGAAGAAGATCGTTTTCTCCCGGACGTTGAAGAGCCTCGAATGGGGAAATTCGGAACTGGCGAAGGGTTCCATGGAGGAAACCGTGGCCCATGTCAAACAACAACCCGGCAAGGATATTATCGTATACGGTGGTGCCTCCACGGTGGCCTGGCTGCTGGAGAAGGGGTTGATCGATGAGCTGTTTCTTTTCGTGAACCCCGCAGCGCTTGGGAGGGGGTTACCTATCTTTGAATGCTATCAAAAATTCCGGTTGATCGAAGCGCGGGGTTTCGCGTGCGGGATCGCCCTGTTGCACTACGCGCGCGCGTAA
- a CDS encoding M1 family metallopeptidase, whose amino-acid sequence MNRFYLTAVLVALVFRIPAAAQTALPLPWNIQQAVHKGTRTNTGEPGPHYWQNRADYRIKVSFDPATRLVSGSETITYINNSPDTLRRLLFKLYPNIYKKGVQRLMDVLPEDLTDGVDVSDVRVNGEAPPQGGGAHRRRAAVDGTNWTTGIPALHPGGQVSVTLSFAYTLNRTSHIRTGQVDSGSYFIAYFFPRIAVYDDIDGWNQFPYLGPQEFYNDFCHFAVDVTVPAGYVVWGTGNLVNAADVFQPAIAQRLKDAGTRDGVTDVIDTADLAAGKVTRGPGPQTWTFDADSVTDFVFALSNHYVWKASSLVVDPATSRRTRVDAAYNPSHADFAEVIDFARKTVESMSYRFPRWPYPYPHETVFDGLDQMEYPMMVNDNPLTDRAETIYLTDHEIFHTMFPFYMGVNETKYAFMDEGWATIGEWVISPLIDPTLVDRDGVDAYSFLSGREDDIPIITPSTQQNGNAYYLNSYPKPGLGYMYARDLLGDSLFLKGLHAYIRTWHGKHPIPSDFFACMNAGSGRNLDWFWDRWFYKGGWPDLGITKVSKAAKGWTIDVVCKGIKPVPVDLTLHYADGHTETIHRSVGVWEHADRVSVPVTGSGELRKVTLGGPFDADRDTKDNEYDIP is encoded by the coding sequence ATGAACCGCTTTTACCTCACGGCCGTCCTGGTGGCGCTCGTTTTCCGGATCCCCGCCGCTGCCCAGACAGCCCTTCCTCTTCCCTGGAACATCCAGCAAGCGGTCCACAAGGGGACGCGTACCAATACCGGCGAACCCGGTCCCCATTACTGGCAGAACCGGGCCGACTACCGGATTAAGGTGTCCTTTGACCCGGCGACGCGCCTGGTCAGCGGGTCGGAAACCATCACCTACATCAACAACAGCCCGGATACCCTCCGGCGGTTGTTGTTCAAACTGTATCCGAATATTTACAAAAAGGGTGTTCAGCGTTTGATGGATGTGCTGCCGGAGGACCTCACCGACGGGGTGGACGTGAGTGACGTCCGCGTCAATGGAGAAGCACCACCCCAGGGCGGTGGGGCGCATCGCCGGCGGGCGGCCGTGGACGGCACCAATTGGACCACGGGCATCCCCGCCCTTCATCCGGGCGGACAGGTCAGCGTAACCCTTTCTTTTGCCTACACCCTTAACCGGACCTCGCACATCCGGACCGGCCAGGTCGACAGCGGGTCCTATTTTATCGCTTATTTTTTCCCCAGAATCGCGGTATACGACGATATAGACGGGTGGAACCAATTTCCCTACCTGGGACCCCAGGAATTTTACAACGACTTTTGCCACTTTGCAGTAGACGTGACCGTGCCGGCGGGCTATGTCGTGTGGGGGACGGGGAACCTGGTGAATGCCGCCGACGTGTTTCAACCGGCGATTGCGCAGCGTTTGAAGGACGCCGGGACCCGGGACGGGGTGACGGATGTGATCGATACGGCGGACCTGGCGGCGGGAAAGGTGACCCGCGGCCCCGGTCCGCAAACCTGGACGTTTGACGCGGACAGCGTGACCGATTTTGTGTTTGCCCTGAGCAACCATTATGTATGGAAGGCCAGCAGCCTGGTCGTGGATCCGGCCACGAGCCGCAGGACGCGGGTGGACGCGGCCTATAATCCGAGCCATGCCGACTTTGCCGAGGTCATCGACTTTGCCCGGAAAACCGTCGAATCCATGAGCTACCGGTTTCCCCGCTGGCCCTATCCCTATCCCCACGAAACCGTTTTTGACGGGCTCGACCAGATGGAATACCCGATGATGGTCAACGACAATCCCCTGACCGACCGGGCGGAAACCATTTACCTGACGGACCACGAGATCTTTCACACCATGTTCCCGTTTTACATGGGTGTCAACGAAACCAAATACGCGTTTATGGACGAGGGCTGGGCCACCATCGGCGAATGGGTGATCTCCCCCCTGATCGATCCCACACTGGTGGACCGGGACGGGGTGGATGCGTACAGCTTTTTGTCCGGGCGCGAGGACGACATACCCATCATCACGCCCTCCACCCAGCAAAACGGGAACGCCTACTACCTCAATTCCTATCCCAAGCCCGGGCTGGGGTATATGTATGCGCGCGACCTCTTAGGGGACAGCCTCTTTTTGAAAGGACTTCATGCGTATATCCGCACCTGGCACGGCAAACACCCCATCCCCAGCGATTTCTTTGCCTGTATGAACGCGGGTTCCGGCCGGAACCTCGACTGGTTCTGGGACCGCTGGTTTTACAAGGGCGGCTGGCCCGACCTCGGGATCACGAAGGTGAGTAAAGCCGCTAAGGGCTGGACCATCGACGTGGTGTGCAAGGGGATCAAACCCGTGCCCGTCGACCTGACCCTTCACTACGCCGACGGTCACACGGAAACCATCCACCGGTCCGTCGGTGTATGGGAACACGCGGATCGTGTATCGGTCCCCGTTACCGGGTCCGGCGAGCTTCGCAAGGTGACCCTGGGCGGGCCGTTTGACGCGGACCGGGATACCAAGGACAATGAATACGATATACCATGA
- the gpmA gene encoding 2,3-diphosphoglycerate-dependent phosphoglycerate mutase translates to MIRLVLIRHGESTWNKENRFTGWTDVDLSEKGVAEARAAGRRLREAGFVFDQAYTSLLKRAIKTLDLVLDEMDQLWIPVDKSWRLNERHYGALQGLNKADTAARYGEEQVHIWRRSYDVPPPPLLRDDPRYPGRDPRYAGLTEAELPLAETLKDTVARFTVFWDRIIVPSLKEGRKVIISAHGNSLRALVKYLDHIPDDKIADLEIPTGVPLVYELDPSLVPLGKYYLED, encoded by the coding sequence ATGATACGTCTTGTATTGATCCGGCATGGGGAAAGCACCTGGAACAAGGAAAACCGTTTTACGGGCTGGACCGACGTAGACCTTTCGGAAAAAGGCGTCGCCGAAGCCCGGGCGGCGGGCCGCCGGTTGCGCGAGGCCGGTTTTGTGTTCGACCAGGCCTACACCTCTTTGCTAAAGCGGGCGATCAAAACCCTCGACCTCGTCCTGGACGAAATGGATCAGCTGTGGATCCCCGTGGACAAATCCTGGCGGCTGAACGAGCGCCACTATGGGGCCCTCCAGGGGTTGAACAAGGCCGATACCGCGGCCCGGTACGGGGAGGAGCAGGTCCATATATGGAGACGCAGCTATGACGTCCCGCCCCCGCCGCTGCTCCGGGACGATCCCCGGTACCCCGGGCGCGATCCCCGCTACGCAGGGCTGACCGAGGCCGAGCTCCCCCTCGCGGAAACCCTCAAAGACACCGTGGCACGTTTTACCGTATTTTGGGACAGGATCATCGTACCTTCGTTAAAGGAGGGCCGGAAGGTCATCATCTCCGCCCACGGGAACAGTCTGCGCGCCCTTGTCAAGTACCTGGACCACATACCGGATGACAAGATCGCCGACCTGGAGATCCCCACAGGGGTCCCGCTGGTGTACGAGCTCGACCCCTCCCTGGTGCCCCTCGGTAAGTACTATCTAGAGGATTAA